One stretch of Bacteroidota bacterium DNA includes these proteins:
- a CDS encoding Glu/Leu/Phe/Val dehydrogenase, which produces MLEVKNLQATAQMEQKVFGTMSDLGHEQVLFCSDNELGLKAIIGIHNTSLGPALGGTRMWTYASDLDALNDVLRLSRGMSYKAAISGLNLGGGKAVIIGDPRGNLKSEAFMRRFGMFVENLNGKYITAEDVGTNTRDMEYIKMSTDHVTGLPMSMGGSGDPSPVTAYGTYLGMKASLKKLTGNDSLAGKKVVVQGTGNVGYYLCELLQKDGAIIYGYDIYDDKLKAVVDKFGVKAISADDVYSMDADIFSPNALGAILNENTIPQLRCSIVAGGANNQLKNETTDGEALRARGILWAPDFLINAGGLINVYTELEGYDRNRAMARAEGIYATTLRCYDYADQHDITTSKASIALAQQRIDAVARLSHFI; this is translated from the coding sequence ATGTTGGAAGTAAAAAATCTTCAGGCTACCGCTCAAATGGAGCAAAAAGTATTTGGCACGATGTCTGACCTCGGTCACGAGCAGGTTCTATTCTGCAGTGACAATGAGCTGGGACTCAAGGCAATCATTGGCATTCACAACACATCGCTCGGCCCTGCGCTCGGCGGTACACGTATGTGGACCTATGCCAGTGACCTCGACGCACTCAATGATGTTTTGCGGCTTTCACGTGGCATGAGCTACAAAGCTGCCATTTCCGGGCTCAACCTCGGTGGTGGCAAGGCAGTCATCATCGGCGACCCACGCGGAAACCTCAAGTCAGAGGCTTTTATGCGCAGGTTTGGAATGTTTGTCGAAAACCTCAATGGCAAATACATCACCGCCGAGGACGTGGGTACCAACACCCGCGACATGGAGTACATCAAAATGAGCACCGACCACGTCACCGGTTTGCCGATGAGCATGGGCGGCAGCGGCGATCCCTCCCCGGTCACAGCCTATGGCACCTACCTTGGAATGAAGGCCTCCCTCAAGAAATTGACGGGCAATGACAGCCTTGCGGGCAAAAAAGTCGTCGTTCAAGGTACCGGCAACGTCGGTTACTACCTTTGCGAACTGTTGCAAAAAGACGGAGCCATCATCTATGGCTACGATATTTATGACGACAAACTCAAAGCTGTCGTGGACAAATTTGGCGTGAAGGCTATTTCAGCAGACGATGTCTATTCCATGGATGCCGATATCTTCTCTCCGAATGCGCTGGGTGCGATTTTGAATGAAAATACCATTCCGCAGCTGCGTTGCAGCATTGTAGCAGGTGGCGCCAACAATCAGCTCAAAAATGAAACGACGGATGGCGAGGCACTCAGAGCACGCGGCATTCTCTGGGCACCGGACTTCCTGATCAATGCAGGTGGTTTGATCAACGTGTACACCGAACTCGAAGGCTATGACCGCAACCGTGCCATGGCACGTGCTGAAGGTATCTATGCAACGACCCTGCGTTGCTACGACTATGCCGATCAACATGATATCACTACGTCCAAGGCATCTATTGCCCTGGCGCAACAGCGCATCGATGCAGTAGCCCGTTTGAGCCACTTCATTTGA
- the nusB gene encoding transcription antitermination factor NusB yields the protein MISRRQIRIKVMQAIYAWYCTGDEPALTFDINLKEFSDEIRDFERRKGDKGDARLLMELFYDTIENGEAYDQLIQSKAENWELERIALIDRILMQMGISEMTHFEEIPIKVTINEYLEIAKKFSTPKSSKFINGILDSLYIQFKQSDKIQKSGRGLIEETLPKRRPGGFGQGPTNGPRFQGPPRQDGPPRVQQKPTPEDGPKQPPVQRPVNDEKLSPDSGDQSGPKKRPRIRKNDNDNT from the coding sequence ATGATCTCAAGAAGGCAAATCAGAATTAAGGTGATGCAAGCCATCTATGCATGGTACTGCACGGGCGACGAGCCGGCACTCACCTTTGACATTAATTTGAAGGAATTCTCTGACGAGATTCGCGATTTTGAACGCCGCAAAGGTGACAAAGGCGATGCACGCCTTTTGATGGAGCTGTTTTACGACACCATCGAAAATGGCGAAGCCTATGACCAACTCATCCAAAGCAAGGCTGAGAATTGGGAATTGGAGCGTATCGCGCTCATCGACCGGATTTTGATGCAAATGGGGATCAGTGAAATGACCCATTTTGAAGAAATTCCGATCAAAGTCACCATCAACGAATACTTGGAGATCGCCAAGAAGTTCAGCACACCCAAAAGTTCGAAATTCATCAACGGCATTTTGGACAGCCTCTATATTCAATTCAAGCAATCAGACAAGATTCAAAAATCTGGTCGCGGCTTGATTGAAGAGACTTTGCCCAAACGTCGGCCCGGTGGATTTGGCCAAGGTCCAACCAACGGACCGAGGTTCCAAGGCCCGCCACGTCAAGACGGTCCGCCACGTGTGCAACAAAAGCCTACGCCGGAGGATGGCCCAAAGCAGCCACCGGTACAGCGCCCAGTGAACGATGAAAAGCTATCGCCAGATTCGGGCGATCAGTCAGGGCCCAAGAAAAGGCCACGCATTCGCAAAAACGACAACGACAACACTTGA
- a CDS encoding NAD-dependent isocitrate dehydrogenase, which translates to MKIAVTLIPGDGIGPEITESVKSIFAAAGAPITWDEHNAGESVLETHGALIPDTLIASIKQNKVALKGPCTTPVGKGFKSVNVTLRQKLDLYANVRPGKSVPGVDSRFQNVDLVTFRENTEGLYCGLEYYDEKLEVADSINRISRVGSERLVRAAFEYARKHGRKKVTLVHKANILKLSSGLFLKTGLEVAKEYPDIQCEEKIIDNMCMQLVKNPEWYDVVATTNLFGDILSDLVAGLVGGLGLVPGANIGSEYAVFEAVHGSAPDIAGQNKANPTALLQSGIMMLRHLSQNEVADRIENALMETLSHKELVTGDLGGKNTTTGFTAEIIKRL; encoded by the coding sequence ATGAAAATTGCTGTTACTCTGATCCCAGGAGACGGGATTGGTCCGGAAATTACTGAATCCGTTAAATCCATATTCGCCGCTGCAGGCGCTCCCATTACTTGGGACGAGCACAATGCAGGTGAATCTGTGCTGGAAACGCATGGAGCATTGATTCCTGACACGCTGATCGCATCGATCAAGCAAAACAAGGTTGCACTCAAGGGCCCTTGCACCACTCCAGTTGGCAAAGGTTTCAAAAGTGTCAATGTGACCCTGCGTCAGAAACTTGACCTCTATGCCAACGTGCGTCCAGGAAAAAGTGTCCCAGGCGTCGACTCCAGATTTCAGAATGTGGACCTCGTGACTTTCCGTGAAAACACCGAAGGTCTTTACTGCGGTCTTGAATACTATGATGAAAAGCTCGAGGTCGCAGATTCGATCAACAGGATTTCACGCGTAGGTTCCGAGCGTTTGGTGCGTGCTGCCTTTGAATATGCCCGCAAACACGGTCGCAAAAAGGTGACGCTTGTACACAAGGCCAATATCTTGAAACTCAGCTCAGGATTGTTTCTGAAGACTGGTTTGGAGGTTGCAAAGGAGTACCCAGACATTCAATGCGAAGAAAAGATTATTGACAACATGTGCATGCAGTTGGTCAAAAATCCTGAATGGTATGATGTGGTGGCTACCACCAACCTGTTTGGCGACATTCTTTCTGACCTTGTAGCCGGCCTTGTCGGCGGTTTGGGATTGGTTCCCGGGGCAAACATCGGTTCAGAATATGCAGTCTTTGAGGCCGTGCATGGATCTGCTCCCGACATTGCAGGTCAAAACAAAGCGAACCCGACTGCGTTATTGCAATCAGGTATTATGATGTTGCGTCATTTGAGCCAAAATGAAGTTGCCGACCGCATTGAAAATGCGCTGATGGAAACCCTTTCCCACAAGGAATTGGTGACCGGTGACCTTGGAGGCAAGAATACCACCACTGGATTTACCGCCGAAATCATCAAAAGGCTCTGA
- a CDS encoding DUF1573 domain-containing protein, whose protein sequence is MKKVGIFLFSALMLVGVMSCEKSGTTAGEGTDSTKTAGSEPAATTDPNATTAEPVSNMPLTSVEFMEESHNFGEVAEGDKVEHVFKFKNTGSNPLKVNNVKPSCGCTTPDWSKDEIAPGAEGFVKVEFDSKDKRGVQKKSVTVTFENTDPKNKILSFNCEVTGNE, encoded by the coding sequence ATGAAAAAAGTTGGAATTTTTCTGTTTAGCGCACTCATGCTGGTCGGCGTGATGTCTTGCGAAAAATCTGGAACGACTGCCGGAGAAGGTACCGACAGCACAAAAACGGCTGGCAGCGAGCCTGCAGCCACAACCGATCCAAATGCGACGACTGCCGAGCCGGTCTCCAACATGCCTTTGACATCTGTCGAATTCATGGAAGAGTCCCACAACTTTGGCGAAGTAGCCGAAGGCGACAAAGTCGAGCACGTGTTCAAGTTCAAAAACACAGGTAGCAACCCGTTGAAAGTGAACAACGTGAAGCCATCTTGCGGCTGTACCACACCAGATTGGAGCAAGGATGAAATTGCCCCTGGTGCAGAAGGTTTTGTCAAAGTGGAGTTTGATTCGAAAGACAAGCGCGGTGTTCAGAAAAAATCTGTGACCGTTACCTTTGAAAACACGGATCCAAAAAACAAAATCCTGAGCTTCAATTGCGAAGTGACTGGAAACGAATGA
- the yajC gene encoding preprotein translocase subunit YajC: MEMFIMIGVIIVVFYFFMIRPQQKKQKAEKLMMESLQKGDRIVTIGGIHGKIVSIDGATVLIEVDNGVKLKMEKAAVKPAPVEGDDKTKKG, encoded by the coding sequence ATGGAAATGTTCATCATGATCGGTGTTATCATCGTGGTGTTTTACTTCTTCATGATTCGGCCACAGCAAAAAAAGCAGAAAGCTGAAAAATTGATGATGGAAAGCCTTCAGAAAGGTGACCGTATTGTGACCATCGGTGGTATTCACGGAAAAATTGTCTCGATCGACGGTGCAACTGTCTTGATTGAGGTCGACAACGGCGTGAAACTCAAAATGGAAAAGGCTGCAGTGAAGCCCGCTCCGGTAGAGGGTGACGACAAGACCAAAAAGGGTTAA
- a CDS encoding dephospho-CoA kinase, translated as MIKEIGLTGGIGSGKSTVARAMMALGYQVYFADERAKALYDEDLELMSKVKALVGHDVYDKNEKLIRPKLAERIFADQQLLSQINGLVHPAVGQDFRRWMAELPSVYDKKFILKEAAILYEAGSYKTCHGVLAVYAPISLRLARVGKRDNADQGQVRSRMAHQWPDAKKLLRSDFVIYNDGIHPLTPQIAAAIQHFERI; from the coding sequence ATGATAAAAGAAATCGGCTTGACAGGTGGCATTGGTTCTGGCAAGAGTACGGTTGCCCGGGCAATGATGGCGTTGGGGTACCAAGTTTACTTTGCCGATGAGCGGGCCAAGGCGCTCTATGATGAGGACTTGGAACTGATGTCAAAGGTAAAGGCCTTGGTGGGGCACGATGTTTATGATAAGAATGAGAAGCTCATTCGGCCCAAGTTGGCGGAGCGCATCTTTGCAGACCAACAGCTACTGTCCCAAATCAATGGTCTGGTTCATCCTGCCGTTGGCCAGGACTTTCGCCGTTGGATGGCGGAATTGCCCTCGGTTTATGACAAAAAATTCATTTTGAAGGAAGCTGCAATTCTCTACGAAGCAGGGAGTTACAAAACTTGCCATGGTGTATTGGCAGTCTACGCACCGATAAGCCTGCGTCTCGCGCGCGTGGGCAAACGTGACAACGCCGATCAAGGGCAAGTGCGATCGCGCATGGCACATCAATGGCCGGATGCAAAAAAGTTGCTGCGATCCGATTTTGTCATTTACAACGATGGCATTCATCCACTTACCCCTCAAATCGCAGCTGCCATCCAACATTTCGAACGGATATGA